One genomic segment of Thalassospiraceae bacterium LMO-SO8 includes these proteins:
- a CDS encoding CoA pyrophosphatase — protein sequence MTPDWLIDRFDALDCDPEARRGDHDLNPGMGILPDLTPAAVLIPLVERETEVTTLFTQRTSHLKHHAGQISFPGGHSDPEDTSAEDTALRETEEEVGLHRSRIRVIGRLAPYITRTGFSVIPVVGLVTPPFDIEPDPHEVEDVFEVPLNFLMDPANHQRHKREVNGTRRDFYAMPYQDRFIWGATAGMVKNLYDVLVGDGPDPDFRRDFQGVRPTP from the coding sequence ATGACCCCTGATTGGCTGATCGATCGGTTCGATGCGCTGGACTGCGACCCCGAGGCACGGCGCGGCGACCACGACCTGAATCCCGGCATGGGGATTCTGCCGGACCTGACGCCCGCCGCCGTGCTGATTCCGCTGGTCGAGCGCGAAACGGAGGTCACCACCCTGTTCACCCAGCGCACGTCGCACCTGAAACACCATGCCGGACAGATCAGCTTTCCCGGCGGCCATTCCGACCCGGAAGACACCTCGGCCGAGGACACGGCGCTGCGCGAGACGGAGGAAGAGGTCGGCCTGCACCGCAGCCGCATCCGCGTCATCGGGCGGCTTGCCCCCTACATCACGCGCACCGGGTTTTCCGTCATCCCCGTGGTCGGGCTGGTCACGCCGCCGTTCGACATCGAACCCGACCCGCACGAGGTCGAGGACGTGTTCGAGGTGCCGTTGAATTTCCTCATGGACCCGGCCAACCACCAGCGCCACAAGCGAGAGGTCAACGGCACGCGCCGCGATTTCTACGCCATGCCCTATCAGGACCGCTTCATCTGGGGGGCCACGGCCGGCATGGTCAAGAACCTGTATGACGTGCTGGTCGGCGACGGCCCCGACCCCGATTTCCGGCGCGATTTTCAGGGCGTGAGGCCGACGCCATGA
- the dacB gene encoding D-alanyl-D-alanine carboxypeptidase/D-alanyl-D-alanine-endopeptidase — protein MAAICALALAACAGPPAAVSTDPVLALGPTAEISFVVLDAETGAVTAAQAADRPMIPASTAKVATMISALELLGPDFRFQTRVLATGAPDAAGTLAGDLVLAGGGDPLLTPQDLFGLAVRLKDLGLKRVAGRFLYDETLLPALPAINPDQPAVARYNPGVSALSVDFNRWRLLWQPNGDGSAPVLTRLPPLDGLRAAPDDRPHGPGREVLWNGRTWKLGADAATEGDRFLPMKAPGQAAAELFHRLAAQAGITLPAPQPGPAPEEARVATAIAGLPLAEVARLGLEHSNNLVSELVGLTAARLLGGRPDTLDASAAALSGWLRKAVGGSATDVDWRGWNLPNHSGLSRHARVTANQMAAVLRFAHGRRYGGWPFASLLPTAGFRKAFRDRFLTETAAGRIWAKTGTLHYAKGLVGYLMGADGRTRVFALYIADPAARDVYDALTDETRDEPEAQGRALAWIDAAERAEQAIVLDWLARF, from the coding sequence ATGGCGGCGATCTGCGCGTTGGCGCTGGCGGCCTGCGCCGGGCCGCCCGCCGCCGTTTCGACGGACCCCGTCCTGGCCCTGGGGCCGACGGCGGAAATCTCCTTCGTCGTCCTCGACGCCGAAACCGGCGCCGTGACAGCGGCCCAGGCGGCGGACCGGCCGATGATCCCGGCCTCCACGGCCAAGGTCGCGACCATGATTTCGGCCCTCGAACTGCTGGGCCCCGATTTCCGATTCCAGACCCGCGTTCTGGCGACGGGGGCACCGGACGCCGCCGGAACGCTTGCGGGCGATCTGGTTCTGGCCGGCGGCGGCGACCCGCTGCTGACACCGCAGGACCTCTTCGGTCTCGCCGTGCGATTGAAGGACCTTGGGCTGAAACGCGTTGCCGGGCGGTTTCTTTACGACGAGACCCTGCTGCCGGCCCTGCCCGCCATCAACCCGGACCAACCCGCCGTGGCCCGCTACAACCCGGGCGTCAGCGCCCTGTCCGTCGATTTCAACCGCTGGCGACTGTTGTGGCAGCCGAACGGGGACGGATCGGCGCCGGTGTTGACCCGCCTGCCGCCCCTGGACGGCCTTCGCGCGGCCCCCGATGACCGCCCGCATGGCCCGGGCCGCGAGGTTCTGTGGAACGGCCGCACCTGGAAGCTGGGCGCCGACGCGGCCACGGAAGGCGACCGCTTCCTGCCCATGAAGGCGCCGGGACAGGCGGCGGCGGAGTTGTTTCACCGGCTGGCCGCCCAGGCCGGGATTACCCTTCCCGCCCCACAGCCGGGACCGGCGCCCGAAGAGGCCCGCGTCGCCACGGCCATCGCCGGCCTGCCCCTGGCCGAGGTCGCGCGCCTGGGCCTGGAGCATTCCAACAATCTCGTCTCCGAACTGGTCGGCCTGACCGCCGCCCGCTTGCTGGGCGGGCGCCCGGATACCCTGGACGCCTCGGCCGCCGCGCTGTCCGGCTGGCTGCGGAAGGCCGTCGGCGGCTCCGCCACGGATGTCGATTGGCGGGGCTGGAATTTGCCCAATCATTCGGGCCTGTCGCGCCACGCCCGCGTCACGGCCAACCAGATGGCGGCGGTGCTGCGCTTTGCCCACGGGCGGCGCTACGGCGGCTGGCCGTTCGCCAGCCTGCTGCCCACGGCCGGGTTCCGCAAGGCGTTCCGCGACCGTTTCCTGACCGAGACCGCCGCCGGGCGCATCTGGGCCAAGACCGGCACCCTGCATTATGCCAAGGGGCTGGTGGGCTATCTCATGGGCGCGGACGGGCGGACCCGGGTGTTCGCCCTTTACATCGCCGATCCGGCGGCGCGCGACGTCTATGACGCGCTGACCGACGAAACCCGCGACGAGCCGGAAGCCCAGGGCCGTGCCCTCGCCTGGATCGACGCGGCGGAACGGGCGGAACAGGCCATCGTGCTGGACTGGCTGGCGCGCTTCTGA
- a CDS encoding DUF1285 domain-containing protein: MSENTPDLRSFIGSAPPAGDLAGPVGIALGPRQTLCGDIDMRIGLDGTWYYLGSPIGRKELVKLFSTVLHRDDAGDHWLLTPAEACRIRVEDAPFLAVAAEVTGSGQAQNVTFRTNLDQTVALGPDHPLRVDIDPETQEPRPYVGLDRGLEARLTRSVYYQLVDLAVEEIVDGAHIYGIWSGGRLFSIGRMEE; the protein is encoded by the coding sequence ATGTCTGAAAATACACCAGATCTTCGCTCCTTCATCGGCTCGGCCCCACCCGCCGGCGACCTTGCGGGGCCCGTGGGAATCGCCCTCGGCCCGCGCCAGACCTTGTGCGGCGATATCGACATGCGCATCGGCCTGGACGGCACCTGGTATTATCTCGGCTCTCCCATCGGACGGAAAGAACTGGTCAAACTGTTTTCCACGGTTCTGCACCGTGACGACGCGGGCGACCACTGGCTGCTGACCCCCGCCGAGGCCTGCCGCATCCGGGTCGAGGACGCGCCGTTCCTGGCCGTCGCGGCCGAGGTCACCGGCAGCGGTCAGGCGCAGAACGTCACTTTCCGGACAAATCTTGACCAAACCGTGGCGCTCGGCCCGGATCATCCGCTGCGCGTCGACATCGACCCGGAAACCCAGGAACCCAGGCCCTATGTGGGCCTGGACCGGGGGCTTGAGGCACGCCTGACGCGGTCGGTCTATTATCAATTGGTCGACCTTGCCGTTGAAGAAATCGTCGATGGGGCGCACATCTACGGTATATGGAGTGGCGGCCGTTTGTTTTCCATCGGCCGCATGGAAGAATGA
- a CDS encoding MoxR family ATPase, translating into MVDAIDGLVDDIAKVRDGVGRVIFGQETVIEETLITLLAGGHCLLVGVPGLGKTRLVETLGKVFGMDEKRVQFTPDLMPGDILGSEVLEESESGKRGFRFVKGPVFCQLLMADEINRASPRTQSALLQAMQEHRVSVAGQYHDLPKPFHVLATQNPLEQEGTYPLPEAQLDRFFMQVDVTHPDLETEREILIKTTGADTQDAKRVMDPKALMRAQSLVRHVPVGESVAEAILKVVRAGRPDASDLPEIRNYVSWGPGPRASQALMLGVRARAMIQGRLSPSVEDVYALAHPILRHRMALTFGARAEGVTVGQIIDRLCQIIE; encoded by the coding sequence CTGGTTGACGCCATCGACGGCCTGGTCGACGACATCGCCAAGGTCCGCGACGGCGTGGGCCGGGTCATTTTCGGCCAGGAAACGGTTATCGAGGAAACCCTGATCACCCTGCTGGCCGGCGGCCATTGCCTGCTGGTCGGGGTGCCCGGCCTGGGCAAGACCCGGCTGGTGGAAACGCTGGGCAAGGTGTTCGGGATGGACGAAAAGCGCGTCCAGTTCACGCCCGACCTGATGCCCGGCGACATCCTGGGCTCCGAGGTGCTGGAGGAAAGCGAAAGCGGCAAGCGCGGCTTCCGCTTCGTCAAGGGGCCCGTATTCTGCCAACTGCTGATGGCCGACGAAATCAACCGCGCCAGCCCGCGCACCCAGTCGGCCCTGCTGCAGGCCATGCAGGAACACCGGGTCTCCGTCGCCGGGCAGTACCACGACCTGCCCAAACCGTTCCACGTTCTGGCGACCCAGAATCCGCTGGAACAGGAAGGCACCTACCCCCTGCCGGAGGCCCAGCTCGACCGTTTCTTCATGCAGGTCGACGTGACCCATCCGGACCTGGAAACGGAACGGGAAATCCTCATCAAGACGACGGGCGCCGATACCCAGGACGCCAAGCGGGTCATGGACCCCAAGGCCCTGATGCGCGCCCAGTCCCTGGTCCGCCATGTGCCCGTGGGCGAAAGCGTGGCCGAGGCGATTCTGAAGGTGGTCCGGGCCGGGCGGCCCGATGCCTCGGACCTGCCGGAAATCCGCAATTACGTGTCCTGGGGCCCGGGGCCGCGCGCGAGCCAGGCCCTGATGCTGGGCGTGCGCGCGCGGGCCATGATCCAGGGCCGCCTGTCGCCCTCGGTCGAGGACGTCTACGCCCTCGCCCATCCGATCCTGCGCCACCGCATGGCGCTGACCTTCGGCGCCCGCGCCGAGGGCGTGACCGTCGGCCAGATCATCGACCGCCTCTGCCAGATCATCGAATAG
- a CDS encoding CCA tRNA nucleotidyltransferase, whose translation MSAVEDDYVEIRGISREPLGKLAIEGWLAWPETRRLAEVLGKDHLRFVGGCVRDAIARRPVTDVDAATPLRPEEVMARLEAAGIKVIATGLKHGTVTAVIGDRKFEITTLRRDAETDGRHARVEFTDDWIEDAKRRDFTINAMSCTPDGDVYDPFEGMPDLARGVVRFVGRASDRVGEDYLRILRFFRFWGGYGRPPADRGALAACRANAAKLSGLSGERLRDELLKILSVPQPAEVVRLMQGYRVLEHILPEAGEVTRLRLVNWLTTRGVLMDGVAADPLRNLAALLDTDADGASAVAGRLRLSNAQADRLLSLTAPAVVPTPDQDALDHEKLLRRIGPETFRDLVILGWAAEIAAATRLPAARSAAWRDLLAAAVGWRGREFPIKGRDLVDLGLAPGPRVGEVLGQLETWWEDGGFTADRGACLAKAKDLIGRDE comes from the coding sequence GTGAGCGCGGTGGAAGACGATTACGTCGAAATCCGGGGGATCAGCCGCGAACCGCTGGGCAAGCTGGCGATCGAGGGCTGGCTGGCTTGGCCGGAAACCCGGCGGCTTGCCGAGGTGCTGGGCAAGGATCACCTGCGCTTCGTCGGCGGCTGCGTGCGTGACGCCATCGCCCGCCGCCCGGTCACCGATGTCGATGCGGCGACGCCGCTGCGGCCGGAAGAGGTCATGGCGCGGCTTGAGGCCGCCGGGATCAAGGTGATCGCCACGGGGCTCAAGCACGGCACGGTGACCGCCGTGATCGGCGACCGGAAGTTCGAGATCACGACACTCCGTCGCGACGCGGAAACGGACGGGCGCCACGCACGGGTCGAATTCACGGACGACTGGATCGAGGACGCCAAGCGCCGTGACTTCACCATCAACGCCATGTCCTGCACGCCCGACGGCGATGTTTACGACCCATTCGAAGGCATGCCCGATCTGGCCCGTGGGGTGGTCCGCTTCGTCGGCCGCGCCAGTGACCGGGTGGGCGAGGATTATTTGCGCATTCTTCGCTTTTTCCGGTTTTGGGGGGGCTATGGCCGTCCGCCCGCCGACCGCGGTGCGCTGGCCGCCTGCCGCGCCAACGCGGCCAAGCTATCGGGCCTTTCGGGCGAGCGGCTGCGCGACGAGTTGTTGAAGATTCTTTCGGTGCCGCAGCCGGCGGAGGTCGTGCGGTTGATGCAGGGATACCGCGTGCTCGAGCATATCCTGCCCGAGGCGGGCGAGGTCACGCGCCTGCGTCTGGTCAATTGGTTGACCACGCGGGGCGTGCTGATGGACGGTGTTGCCGCCGATCCCCTGCGCAATCTGGCGGCCTTGCTGGATACGGATGCCGATGGGGCGTCGGCCGTGGCGGGGCGCCTGCGCCTGTCCAACGCCCAGGCGGACCGTCTGTTGTCTCTGACCGCGCCCGCCGTGGTGCCGACGCCGGACCAGGACGCCCTTGACCACGAAAAGCTGTTGCGCCGCATCGGGCCGGAAACCTTCCGTGATCTGGTGATTCTTGGCTGGGCCGCCGAAATCGCGGCGGCCACGCGCCTGCCCGCCGCGCGCTCCGCCGCCTGGCGCGACCTTCTGGCGGCGGCGGTTGGCTGGCGGGGGCGGGAATTCCCCATCAAAGGCCGCGACCTTGTCGACTTGGGGCTTGCCCCCGGGCCCCGTGTCGGCGAGGTTCTCGGCCAGCTCGAAACCTGGTGGGAGGACGGCGGCTTCACGGCCGATCGCGGTGCCTGCCTTGCCAAGGCCAAAGACCTGATCGGGAGGGACGAATGA
- a CDS encoding TauD/TfdA family dioxygenase: protein MGTSAITVTLVSGATGADVAGVDLSRPLSNAEWDRIHRAFLDHQVLRFRGQNLTPDDHLAFARRFGPIQPYPYGQGLPGHPDVLEFQRNPGDARNFGGLWHSDTTYLPEPPLATMLVARELPPVGGDTLFANMYLAYDGLSSGMQEMLGGLKAVFSATKRYMAEDRVAVHSGNALKGADQGVTTEAVHPVVRTHPETGRKALYVNRGHTVRFDGWTEEESAGLLDHLFDRAERPEYQCRMTWDAGTLIVWDNRCLQHFAVDDYPGQRRVMQRVTVAGNAPF, encoded by the coding sequence ATGGGAACATCCGCCATCACCGTCACGCTGGTTTCCGGCGCCACGGGCGCCGACGTCGCCGGGGTCGATCTGTCCCGGCCGCTGTCCAACGCCGAATGGGACCGCATCCACCGGGCTTTTCTCGACCATCAGGTGCTGCGCTTTCGCGGCCAGAACCTGACGCCGGACGACCATCTTGCCTTCGCCCGCCGCTTCGGGCCGATCCAGCCCTACCCTTACGGCCAGGGCCTGCCCGGTCATCCCGACGTGCTGGAATTCCAACGCAACCCGGGCGACGCCCGCAATTTCGGCGGCCTCTGGCATTCGGACACCACCTACCTGCCCGAACCGCCGCTGGCCACCATGCTGGTCGCCCGGGAACTGCCGCCCGTGGGCGGCGACACCCTGTTCGCCAACATGTACCTGGCCTACGACGGCCTGTCCTCGGGGATGCAGGAAATGCTGGGCGGGCTCAAGGCGGTGTTCTCGGCGACCAAACGCTACATGGCGGAAGACCGCGTGGCCGTGCACAGCGGCAATGCCTTGAAGGGCGCCGACCAGGGTGTGACGACCGAAGCCGTCCATCCCGTCGTCCGCACCCATCCGGAAACGGGGCGCAAGGCGTTGTATGTAAACCGCGGCCATACGGTCCGGTTCGACGGCTGGACGGAAGAGGAAAGCGCCGGGTTGCTCGACCACCTGTTCGACCGCGCCGAGCGCCCCGAATACCAATGCCGCATGACGTGGGACGCGGGCACGCTGATCGTGTGGGACAACCGCTGCCTGCAACATTTCGCCGTCGACGACTATCCGGGCCAACGCCGGGTCATGCAACGCGTCACCGTCGCGGGCAACGCACCGTTCTGA
- a CDS encoding GDSL-type esterase/lipase family protein has translation MTQLRICFVGDSLTNGTGDHAFLGWPGRICRHEVQAGHDITCYNLGIRAETTEMIRARWRAECAPRLLDGFPGALVFSFGTNDTAEEAGRTRVVVGRSIENARAMIAEAMDWKPTLWIGPPPIDESRQPFQAGPGSPVRSFSNARIAALSDAFSAAAADMGVPYLDLFTPLAGDDAWRRAVGDGVHPPDDGYAIIAARVAGWDAWRRWFSA, from the coding sequence ATGACCCAGCTGCGCATCTGCTTCGTCGGCGACAGCCTGACCAACGGCACCGGCGACCATGCCTTCCTGGGCTGGCCCGGGCGGATATGCCGGCATGAGGTCCAGGCCGGTCACGACATCACCTGCTACAACCTGGGCATCCGGGCCGAGACGACGGAGATGATCCGCGCGCGCTGGCGGGCCGAATGCGCGCCGCGCCTGCTCGACGGCTTTCCCGGCGCCCTGGTGTTTTCCTTCGGCACCAACGACACGGCCGAGGAAGCGGGCCGGACGCGCGTCGTCGTCGGGCGGTCGATCGAGAACGCGCGGGCGATGATCGCCGAGGCCATGGACTGGAAGCCGACCCTGTGGATCGGCCCGCCGCCCATCGACGAAAGCCGGCAGCCGTTCCAGGCCGGTCCCGGATCGCCCGTGAGGTCCTTCAGCAACGCGCGCATCGCGGCATTATCCGACGCCTTCTCCGCCGCCGCCGCCGACATGGGTGTGCCCTATCTGGATTTGTTCACGCCGCTGGCCGGCGACGACGCCTGGCGCCGGGCCGTGGGCGACGGCGTGCATCCGCCGGACGACGGTTACGCGATCATCGCCGCGCGGGTCGCCGGATGGGATGCCTGGCGGCGGTGGTTTTCCGCGTAA
- a CDS encoding DUF58 domain-containing protein, producing MANPLDTPDLHHQAETAASGLPPLLVAAERVASTVSQGVHGRRRVGQGETFWQFRRYEFGDSTQLIDWRQSAKSDPVYVREMEWEAAQSVWLWADGSPSMDYASDGGPLSKGWRAKVLAVALTSLLVRAGERIALMGTGMIPSTGRNTLLRIATALERAETGATGSLPGPEFVPRHGRVVLFGDFLAPLGETRKAIARLSDHGVEGHLVQILDPAEETLPFDGRVEFEGPEGEGRIMIGRVESVRQAYREELAHHQAGLDAVARSFGWSLTRHMTHRPPETVLMTLYQLLSQVIRH from the coding sequence ATGGCGAACCCGCTGGACACACCCGACCTTCACCACCAGGCCGAAACCGCGGCCTCGGGCCTGCCGCCGCTTCTGGTGGCGGCCGAGCGCGTGGCGTCCACGGTCAGCCAGGGCGTGCATGGCCGGCGGCGGGTCGGCCAGGGCGAGACCTTCTGGCAGTTCCGGCGCTATGAATTCGGTGATTCGACGCAGCTGATCGACTGGCGGCAGTCGGCGAAATCCGATCCGGTCTACGTCCGCGAAATGGAATGGGAGGCGGCGCAGAGTGTGTGGCTGTGGGCCGACGGATCGCCGTCGATGGATTACGCCTCCGACGGCGGCCCCCTATCCAAGGGCTGGCGGGCCAAGGTTCTGGCCGTCGCCCTGACCTCGCTTCTGGTCCGTGCCGGCGAACGCATCGCCCTGATGGGCACGGGCATGATCCCGTCCACGGGCCGCAATACCCTGCTGCGGATCGCAACCGCCCTGGAACGGGCGGAGACGGGCGCCACCGGCAGCCTGCCCGGCCCGGAATTCGTACCGCGCCACGGGCGCGTCGTGCTGTTCGGCGATTTCCTGGCGCCCTTGGGCGAAACCCGCAAGGCCATCGCCCGCCTGTCGGACCACGGGGTCGAGGGCCATTTGGTGCAGATCCTGGACCCGGCCGAGGAAACCCTGCCGTTCGACGGACGGGTCGAATTCGAAGGGCCCGAGGGCGAGGGCCGGATCATGATCGGGCGCGTCGAAAGCGTGCGCCAAGCCTACCGCGAGGAGCTGGCCCACCATCAAGCCGGGCTCGACGCCGTGGCGCGGTCCTTCGGATGGAGTCTGACCCGCCACATGACCCACCGCCCGCCCGAGACCGTGCTGATGACGCTCTATCAGCTGCTGTCTCAGGTCATCCGGCACTAG